A genomic window from Indioceanicola profundi includes:
- a CDS encoding TonB-dependent receptor plug domain-containing protein has translation MKAKRILLAHSCVAALLAGALSSTTASAQDTGQAVAPQAGSLEEIVVTGSRIRRDPLEQSQPVLSLDEEALARTGLSSTAEILQRLPVSGGGLNSRFNNSGNFGNPPDGGGVGAGAAEVDLRYLGSRRTLVLVDGLRWVNGASASGIPSATDLNTIPPGMIERIEVLQEGASPIYGSDAIAGVINIITRKRQEGFVGSAQIGAYDEGDGITQDYSLSWGSDNEGTAIVAGVNYVKQESVLASDRDIALFPTPGITECDTSCSSGTPFGRFIVNNPLTGEALDLTLRNVIAGRPVFDPLNPTAGDFRPFETADRFNFQPFNYVQAPSERIGTFFTVTQEITDSINFTGKAVYNNRQSRNQAAPLPLFVGPDAGNGNLLDTISIDATNPYNPFGVTLTPGDANTPANYSFIGRRFVEGGPRRYEQSVNTWYVSGTLDGSFQMGERDWYWDVNGIWSRNEATQEFAGNVNAQRLQQALGPVANCTGACVPFNLFGGPGSITPEQVAFVQFTQKDSSDQELAGGSINLSGDLFELPAGTLGIAVGYEYRDQQGSFEPDATVAAGLGSDIPAQPTSGQFDVHEAYGELRVPIIRDLPFLQEVEASLAARYSDYSTFGGETTYRAGLTWRPTEEVLLRASWGEGFRAPGIGELYGTPSRFDQEITDPCSDLLGLAGGTPASAAVQANCIAQGVPANGSYVQNNPQLSVITGGNEELQPETSESWVFGAVYSPEWARDQAWVDRLDIEANYYDITLDGAIQPVGADTLLGRCAETLDALSCAAITRTASGAIAQINGLLQNIGSIDTRGIDVTLTYRGPETAYGAFGLSFINAILLEYTETVPTTSGTGEIEREGTERGSPDQAFPEYKFTAVLDWRMGDFDAAFTARYVSAVEETQADNELGERLYGDVQVTWTPSMWDQRVGLTLGVNNLFDTDPPGCFSCGLNNFDPTTYDVPGRFGYVRLSYRM, from the coding sequence ATGAAAGCAAAACGAATTCTTCTGGCTCATTCGTGCGTGGCCGCTCTTCTGGCAGGTGCCCTTTCCTCTACGACTGCATCCGCCCAGGATACCGGTCAGGCTGTCGCCCCCCAGGCCGGCAGCCTGGAGGAGATCGTCGTCACGGGGTCGCGCATCCGGCGCGACCCGCTGGAACAGTCCCAGCCTGTGCTGTCATTGGATGAGGAGGCCCTGGCCCGCACCGGCCTTTCCTCCACCGCCGAAATTCTTCAACGGCTACCAGTCTCGGGCGGCGGGTTGAACAGCCGTTTCAATAACAGCGGCAACTTCGGCAACCCGCCGGACGGCGGCGGCGTCGGCGCTGGCGCTGCGGAGGTGGATCTGCGTTATCTCGGCTCCCGCCGTACCCTGGTCCTGGTGGATGGTCTCCGCTGGGTCAATGGCGCGTCGGCAAGCGGCATTCCCTCCGCCACCGACCTCAACACCATTCCGCCCGGCATGATCGAGCGCATCGAAGTGCTGCAGGAGGGCGCGTCCCCCATCTACGGATCGGATGCCATCGCAGGCGTCATCAACATCATCACCCGCAAACGGCAGGAGGGTTTCGTCGGCTCCGCCCAGATCGGCGCCTATGACGAAGGCGATGGCATCACCCAGGATTACAGCCTGAGCTGGGGCAGCGACAACGAAGGCACCGCCATCGTCGCAGGGGTCAATTATGTGAAGCAGGAAAGCGTGCTGGCCTCGGACCGCGATATCGCGCTGTTCCCGACGCCGGGCATTACGGAATGCGACACCTCCTGCAGCTCGGGCACGCCGTTCGGTCGCTTCATCGTCAACAATCCCTTAACCGGGGAGGCTCTGGACCTCACGCTCCGTAACGTCATCGCTGGCCGGCCGGTATTCGATCCGTTGAATCCCACCGCGGGCGATTTCCGGCCGTTCGAGACCGCCGACCGGTTCAACTTCCAGCCCTTCAACTATGTCCAGGCCCCGTCGGAGCGGATCGGCACCTTCTTCACGGTGACGCAGGAGATCACGGACAGCATCAACTTCACCGGAAAGGCGGTCTACAACAACCGGCAGTCCAGGAACCAGGCTGCCCCGCTGCCGCTGTTCGTGGGCCCCGATGCCGGCAACGGCAACCTGCTGGACACGATCAGCATCGATGCGACGAACCCGTATAATCCGTTCGGCGTGACGCTGACGCCGGGCGACGCCAACACCCCTGCCAACTACAGCTTCATCGGTCGCCGCTTCGTCGAGGGCGGGCCGCGCCGGTATGAGCAGTCGGTGAACACCTGGTACGTGTCCGGCACGCTGGACGGCTCATTCCAGATGGGCGAGCGGGACTGGTACTGGGACGTCAACGGCATCTGGTCCCGGAACGAGGCTACGCAGGAATTCGCCGGCAACGTCAATGCGCAGCGGCTGCAGCAGGCTCTCGGCCCCGTCGCGAACTGCACCGGAGCGTGCGTGCCCTTCAACCTGTTCGGCGGTCCCGGCAGCATCACGCCGGAACAGGTCGCCTTCGTCCAGTTCACCCAGAAAGACAGCAGCGATCAGGAGCTGGCGGGCGGCAGCATCAACCTGTCCGGCGATCTGTTCGAGCTTCCGGCCGGTACGCTTGGCATCGCCGTGGGCTACGAGTACCGGGACCAGCAAGGCAGCTTCGAACCGGATGCCACCGTGGCGGCCGGCCTGGGCTCCGACATCCCGGCCCAGCCGACCTCCGGCCAGTTCGATGTGCATGAGGCCTATGGCGAGCTTCGCGTGCCCATCATCCGCGACCTGCCTTTCCTTCAGGAGGTGGAGGCCTCGCTGGCCGCCCGCTACTCCGACTATTCAACCTTCGGCGGGGAGACCACCTACAGGGCCGGCCTGACCTGGCGTCCGACCGAAGAAGTGCTGCTGCGCGCCTCCTGGGGCGAGGGCTTCCGGGCGCCCGGCATTGGTGAGCTTTACGGCACCCCCTCCCGCTTCGACCAGGAGATCACGGACCCCTGCTCCGACCTTCTGGGCCTGGCCGGGGGCACGCCAGCCTCCGCCGCTGTGCAGGCCAACTGCATCGCGCAGGGGGTCCCCGCCAATGGCAGCTATGTACAGAACAATCCGCAGCTCTCGGTCATTACCGGCGGCAATGAGGAGCTGCAGCCTGAAACCTCGGAAAGCTGGGTGTTCGGGGCGGTGTACAGCCCGGAATGGGCGCGGGATCAGGCCTGGGTGGACCGGCTGGACATCGAGGCGAACTATTACGACATCACGCTGGACGGGGCTATCCAGCCGGTGGGCGCCGACACGCTGCTCGGCCGCTGCGCCGAGACGCTGGACGCGTTGAGCTGCGCCGCCATTACCCGCACCGCCTCGGGCGCGATCGCCCAGATCAACGGGTTGTTGCAGAATATCGGCTCGATCGACACCCGCGGCATCGATGTCACGCTTACCTACCGCGGTCCCGAGACGGCCTACGGCGCCTTTGGCCTGTCCTTCATCAATGCGATCCTGCTGGAATATACCGAAACCGTGCCTACCACGTCCGGCACCGGTGAGATCGAGCGCGAAGGGACCGAGCGGGGCAGCCCCGACCAGGCCTTCCCGGAATACAAGTTCACGGCTGTCCTGGATTGGAGGATGGGTGACTTCGACGCCGCCTTCACCGCCCGGTACGTCAGCGCGGTGGAGGAGACCCAGGCCGACAATGAACTTGGGGAACGTCTCTACGGTGATGTCCAGGTGACCTGGACGCCGTCCATGTGGGACCAGCGGGTCGGCCTCACTTTGGGCGTCAACAACCTGTTCGACACTGATCCGCCGGGCTGCTTCAGCTGCGGCCTGAACAACTTCGATCCGACCACGTATGACGTGCCGGGCCGCTTCGGCTATGTCCGGCTGAGCTACAGGATGTAA
- a CDS encoding alpha-amylase family glycosyl hydrolase produces MTRSAHLLRALLPCLLLSGGALAEPRFTSVVPGSEPGSWIATVADLVGKPSFHADGRLVEAEILSGGGEQVRLRFTGLPAGTRFLGVSDGRANRPEASILLQPAGDAIADLTIYHIMVGHFANGSSANDREGMRGFVHSNYAGGDLQGVLDKVDYIADLGVNAVWLSPIFEAESSHGYDVKNYYRIGAARAVPGSPEESLALYRKLRDALHAKGIKLILDVPLNHAHQKYQRGAAGDPKELGPKMTRAKQTAEKTWESWGSPYRYWDMDDADTRRFLKDAALHWLVQEGADGLRLDYVRGVDNAFWSELYAEVKAAKPDAVLIGEAWMDEGSPAQVMADMAAYYALVEGRPQFDALFDFPVQYAVTDVFGKGGDARVLEQRMQAAEAAYGETAAGYGGRPAWFLDNHDLARLGAWAKDKDRIVAAVGMLSALSGPAVLFYGTETGLSHPGAMPGFTDAGRVRMPWSGLDQPMIEKVSSYLTLRRDMEVLRRGARLPLHAEEDVLVFAKQQGDKVALVAVNLASNERTVTVETGGLLPDTAPLQSRAGGGPAPEVRDGRIVWRLPPVSTQIAATPDT; encoded by the coding sequence GTGACCCGTTCCGCACACCTGCTCCGCGCCCTCTTGCCCTGCCTGCTGCTTTCGGGCGGCGCGTTGGCGGAGCCGCGCTTCACATCCGTCGTACCGGGCAGTGAGCCGGGAAGCTGGATCGCCACGGTAGCGGATCTGGTCGGCAAACCGTCTTTTCATGCTGATGGCCGGTTAGTGGAAGCCGAAATCCTGTCTGGCGGCGGCGAGCAGGTAAGGTTGAGATTTACCGGCCTTCCCGCGGGAACGCGGTTCCTGGGCGTTTCGGACGGACGTGCGAACAGGCCGGAGGCGTCCATCCTTCTGCAACCGGCAGGCGATGCAATTGCGGACCTGACCATCTATCACATCATGGTCGGCCATTTCGCCAATGGCAGCAGCGCCAACGACCGTGAGGGTATGCGCGGCTTCGTCCATTCGAACTATGCCGGCGGCGACCTTCAGGGCGTGCTGGACAAGGTCGACTACATCGCAGACCTGGGCGTCAATGCGGTCTGGCTGTCCCCGATCTTCGAGGCTGAATCGAGCCACGGATACGACGTCAAGAACTACTATCGGATCGGCGCCGCGCGGGCGGTGCCTGGCAGCCCTGAGGAAAGCCTGGCGCTTTATCGGAAGTTGCGCGACGCCCTGCATGCCAAAGGAATCAAGCTGATCCTGGACGTACCGCTGAACCACGCCCACCAGAAATATCAGCGCGGAGCCGCTGGCGATCCCAAGGAGCTGGGGCCGAAGATGACCCGCGCCAAGCAGACGGCGGAGAAGACCTGGGAGAGCTGGGGCAGCCCCTACCGCTACTGGGATATGGACGATGCCGACACCCGCCGCTTCCTGAAGGATGCCGCCCTGCACTGGCTGGTGCAGGAGGGGGCGGATGGGCTGCGGCTGGATTATGTGCGCGGGGTCGACAATGCCTTCTGGTCAGAGCTGTACGCCGAGGTGAAGGCGGCCAAGCCGGATGCCGTGCTGATCGGGGAAGCCTGGATGGATGAGGGCAGCCCGGCGCAGGTCATGGCGGACATGGCTGCCTATTACGCCCTTGTCGAGGGACGCCCCCAGTTCGACGCTCTGTTCGACTTCCCCGTGCAGTATGCCGTGACGGATGTGTTCGGCAAAGGCGGGGACGCCCGCGTACTGGAGCAGCGCATGCAGGCGGCGGAGGCGGCTTACGGAGAGACTGCCGCCGGATATGGCGGCCGGCCGGCCTGGTTCCTGGACAATCACGATCTGGCCCGGCTTGGCGCCTGGGCCAAGGACAAGGACCGCATCGTGGCGGCTGTGGGCATGCTGTCGGCCCTGTCCGGCCCAGCGGTGCTGTTCTACGGTACGGAGACGGGACTGAGCCATCCGGGGGCCATGCCCGGCTTTACCGATGCCGGGCGGGTGCGCATGCCTTGGAGCGGGCTGGACCAGCCCATGATAGAGAAGGTGTCCAGCTACCTGACCCTGCGGCGGGACATGGAGGTGTTGCGCCGTGGCGCGCGCCTGCCCCTGCATGCGGAGGAGGATGTGCTGGTCTTCGCCAAGCAGCAGGGTGATAAGGTGGCCCTGGTGGCCGTGAACCTGGCCAGCAACGAGCGCACGGTGACAGTGGAGACGGGAGGGCTTCTGCCGGACACCGCCCCGCTTCAGTCCCGTGCCGGCGGCGGTCCAGCGCCGGAAGTGCGGGACGGGCGGATCGTCTGGCGCCTGCCGCCCGTTTCCACCCAGATCGCCGCGACGCCCGATACCTGA
- a CDS encoding type II toxin-antitoxin system Phd/YefM family antitoxin, with protein MQFTVHAAKTHLSKLIDAALAGEEVVIAKGSKPAVKLVPIPEQHFQIGLLKGSLAGPEPDLLAPMPDDELELWEGGR; from the coding sequence ATGCAGTTCACCGTCCACGCTGCCAAGACCCACCTGTCCAAGCTGATCGACGCCGCCCTGGCAGGGGAGGAGGTGGTCATCGCCAAGGGCTCGAAGCCGGCCGTGAAGCTCGTCCCGATCCCCGAGCAGCATTTCCAGATTGGTTTGCTGAAGGGGAGCCTCGCCGGGCCGGAACCGGACCTGCTGGCGCCGATGCCGGATGATGAGCTGGAGCTTTGGGAGGGCGGCCGGTGA
- a CDS encoding ParA family protein: protein MLTVLVSNIKGGVGKTTIATHIAAGLAVQGGGTVLADVDRQRSALGWLERRPDSAKPIQGLDWTKEIGEVPKGTDKLVIDAPAALKGKDVEALVRQADVVVLPVLPGAFDEAATERFLKKLDELKAIRKNKVPVAVVGNRLRPRTKAAERLDLFLSGVGHTVVTRLRDSQVYPDLAATGLTLFDLTSKRAQELKADWAPLLSYIGKSQ, encoded by the coding sequence ATGCTTACGGTATTGGTCAGTAATATCAAGGGCGGGGTCGGCAAGACCACCATCGCCACCCACATCGCTGCCGGGCTGGCCGTCCAGGGCGGTGGCACGGTGCTGGCGGATGTGGACCGCCAGCGCTCCGCCCTCGGCTGGCTGGAGCGCCGGCCGGACAGCGCCAAGCCTATCCAGGGGCTGGACTGGACGAAGGAGATTGGAGAAGTGCCCAAGGGCACCGACAAGCTGGTGATCGACGCGCCGGCCGCCCTCAAGGGCAAGGATGTGGAGGCGCTGGTGCGTCAGGCCGACGTGGTGGTGCTCCCCGTCTTGCCCGGCGCCTTCGACGAGGCCGCGACGGAGCGGTTCTTGAAGAAGCTGGATGAGCTGAAGGCGATCCGGAAGAACAAGGTCCCGGTCGCGGTGGTCGGCAACCGCCTGCGCCCCCGCACCAAGGCGGCGGAGCGGCTGGACCTCTTCCTGTCGGGCGTCGGCCACACGGTGGTGACCCGCCTGCGCGACAGCCAGGTCTACCCCGACCTCGCCGCCACCGGCCTGACCCTGTTCGACCTGACCAGCAAACGGGCCCAGGAGCTGAAGGCCGACTGGGCGCCGCTGTTGAGCTATATCGGGAAGAGCCAATAG
- a CDS encoding SIMPL domain-containing protein yields MVRGWVMLLAALLVGGGIAAGGWLGGREVAQARLGDRFVTVKGLAEMPVRADLALWPVRFVNTGNDLAAVQAKAARDQDAVLAFLRDQGLPPEAVVSRGLELVDLDAQPWSQRPPGGDRYILKSELMVRSADVDLVDRASQATAALLDQGVALGGEPGMSTGPSFLFTRLNEVKAEMIAAATANAKEAAAQFAADSGARLGGIRRASQGVFQILPRDDVPGIMESRQIDKTLRVVATLDWMLAD; encoded by the coding sequence ATGGTGCGCGGTTGGGTGATGCTGCTGGCGGCACTGCTGGTAGGCGGCGGCATCGCTGCCGGGGGATGGCTCGGCGGGCGGGAGGTGGCCCAGGCCCGTCTCGGCGACCGTTTCGTCACGGTGAAGGGGCTGGCGGAAATGCCGGTGCGCGCCGATCTCGCGCTCTGGCCCGTCCGCTTCGTCAATACCGGCAACGATCTGGCGGCGGTGCAGGCCAAGGCGGCGCGCGATCAGGACGCGGTGCTGGCGTTCCTCCGCGACCAGGGGCTTCCGCCGGAGGCTGTGGTGTCCCGTGGGCTGGAACTGGTCGATCTGGACGCCCAGCCCTGGTCCCAGCGTCCGCCCGGCGGCGACCGCTACATCCTGAAGTCGGAACTGATGGTGCGCTCCGCCGACGTGGATTTGGTGGACCGGGCCAGTCAGGCAACGGCCGCCCTGCTGGACCAGGGCGTGGCGTTGGGCGGAGAGCCCGGCATGTCCACGGGCCCCAGCTTCCTCTTCACCCGGCTCAACGAGGTGAAGGCGGAGATGATCGCAGCGGCCACCGCCAATGCCAAGGAGGCCGCGGCCCAGTTCGCCGCCGACAGCGGGGCGCGGCTGGGCGGCATCCGGCGCGCCAGCCAGGGCGTGTTCCAGATCCTGCCGCGGGACGACGTGCCCGGCATCATGGAAAGCCGGCAGATCGACAAAACCCTGCGCGTGGTCGCGACGCTGGACTGGATGCTGGCGGACTGA
- a CDS encoding ABC1 kinase family protein — MSDEQSTLQGRLARYARVGTAMGGVAARMAGERFLGLKLEREAHAAELRTALGGLKGPLMKVAQILSTIPDALPQEYVQELAQLQSDAPSMGWPFVKRRMTAELGPSWQSKFQSFEKGAASAASLGQVHRAIGHDGAKLACKLQYPDMQSAVEADLRQLRLVFGIYARYDKAIRTDQIYDEIGARLREELDYALEARHMALYGDMLSGVEGVHVPAVVPDLSSKRLLTMQWVDGRKIIHFKDADLETRNRIAVNMFRAWYIPFYEYGVIHGDPHLGNYTVRDDLDINLLDFGCIRVFPPRFVEGVIELYRALESDDMERARHAYELWGFKNVTNELLDVLNIWARFVYAPILDDRTRSIEETNSGRYGQATAAKVHEALRKVGGVEIPREFVFMDRAAIGLGSVFLHLRSEINWYRMFHELIEGFDAAKLAERQAAALAKAGVPGQP, encoded by the coding sequence ATGAGCGATGAGCAGAGCACACTTCAAGGCCGGCTGGCCCGTTATGCGCGGGTCGGCACGGCCATGGGCGGAGTCGCGGCCCGCATGGCGGGCGAGCGGTTCCTCGGCCTCAAGCTGGAGCGGGAGGCGCACGCGGCGGAGCTGCGCACGGCGCTGGGCGGGCTGAAAGGGCCGCTGATGAAGGTGGCGCAGATCCTGTCCACTATCCCGGACGCCCTGCCGCAGGAATATGTGCAGGAGCTGGCCCAGCTCCAGTCCGACGCCCCCAGCATGGGCTGGCCCTTCGTGAAGCGCCGCATGACGGCGGAGCTGGGGCCGAGTTGGCAGTCCAAATTCCAGAGCTTCGAGAAGGGGGCCGCGAGCGCCGCCTCCCTCGGCCAGGTGCATCGCGCCATCGGCCATGATGGCGCGAAACTGGCCTGCAAGCTCCAATATCCGGACATGCAGTCGGCGGTGGAGGCCGATCTGCGGCAGCTCCGCCTCGTCTTCGGCATCTATGCCCGCTACGACAAGGCCATCCGCACCGACCAGATCTATGACGAGATCGGCGCTCGCCTGCGGGAGGAGCTGGATTACGCGCTGGAGGCCCGGCATATGGCGCTCTATGGCGACATGCTGTCCGGGGTGGAGGGTGTGCATGTGCCGGCGGTGGTGCCGGACCTCTCCAGCAAGCGCCTGCTCACCATGCAATGGGTGGATGGCCGCAAGATCATCCACTTCAAGGATGCCGACCTGGAAACGCGCAACCGCATCGCGGTGAACATGTTCCGGGCCTGGTACATCCCTTTCTACGAATATGGCGTGATCCACGGCGACCCGCATCTGGGCAACTACACCGTCCGCGACGATCTCGACATCAACCTGCTGGATTTCGGCTGCATCCGCGTCTTCCCGCCCCGCTTCGTGGAAGGGGTGATCGAGCTGTACCGTGCGCTCGAATCCGACGATATGGAGCGCGCACGCCACGCCTATGAGCTGTGGGGCTTCAAGAACGTCACCAACGAACTGCTGGATGTGCTGAACATCTGGGCTCGCTTCGTCTACGCCCCCATCCTGGACGACCGGACCCGCAGCATCGAGGAGACGAACAGCGGCCGCTACGGGCAGGCCACCGCCGCCAAGGTGCATGAGGCCCTGCGCAAGGTGGGCGGGGTTGAGATCCCGCGCGAGTTCGTCTTCATGGACCGGGCCGCCATCGGCCTCGGCAGCGTGTTCCTGCACCTCCGGTCGGAGATCAACTGGTACCGCATGTTCCATGAGCTGATTGAAGGTTTCGACGCGGCCAAGCTGGCGGAGCGGCAGGCCGCCGCCCTTGCCAAGGCGGGCGTTCCCGGCCAACCCTGA
- a CDS encoding type II toxin-antitoxin system VapC family toxin, with protein MTAVLLDTHAWVWSLRDDVRLSQAARTAIENARRVLVSPISFFEIGQKARLGKWPEMEPFAAQLPSILDRQGGAATPLDPAICLEASLMDWSHRDPFDRLIAATALHLRVPLISADAVFDEIAQRVW; from the coding sequence GTGACGGCCGTGCTGCTCGATACCCATGCCTGGGTGTGGAGCCTGCGGGATGATGTGCGCCTGTCACAAGCCGCCCGGACGGCGATCGAGAATGCGCGCCGCGTCCTGGTCAGCCCGATCAGCTTCTTCGAAATCGGCCAGAAGGCCCGTCTCGGCAAATGGCCGGAGATGGAGCCCTTCGCGGCACAGCTCCCCTCCATCCTGGACCGTCAGGGCGGGGCCGCGACGCCGCTCGATCCCGCCATCTGCCTGGAGGCGAGCCTTATGGACTGGAGTCATCGCGACCCCTTCGACCGATTGATCGCGGCGACGGCCCTGCACTTGCGCGTGCCCCTGATCTCCGCCGACGCGGTTTTCGACGAGATTGCCCAGCGGGTGTGGTGA
- a CDS encoding FkbM family methyltransferase, whose translation MDLPTLAGTLRSLLIYRARPGRMARMRRFYAAFLPAGGLAIDVGAHVGDRIACFRKLGARVVAVEPQPHLAALLRRLHGRDRGVVLLDCALGAEPGVAELKVNRRNPTLSTLSTVWAGAVARSPRFPGESWDGSVQVPVRTLDELIARHGAPDFVKIDVEGFEAEVLAGLSKPVRAVSFEFLPETLPAALACLDRLAALGNYRFQASAGESFQMALPDWTDADGMRQWLEKLPPGHPGGDVYGRLE comes from the coding sequence TTGGACCTGCCCACCCTGGCCGGCACCCTCCGATCCCTGCTGATCTACCGGGCGCGGCCGGGGCGCATGGCGCGGATGCGGCGGTTCTATGCGGCCTTCTTGCCGGCGGGCGGGCTCGCCATCGATGTCGGCGCCCATGTCGGGGACCGGATCGCCTGCTTCCGGAAGCTGGGCGCGCGCGTGGTGGCGGTGGAGCCGCAGCCGCATCTGGCGGCCCTGCTGCGCCGGCTGCATGGACGCGACCGCGGCGTCGTCCTGCTGGACTGCGCCCTGGGGGCGGAGCCGGGCGTGGCGGAGCTGAAGGTCAACCGCCGCAACCCCACCCTCTCCACCCTTTCCACCGTCTGGGCCGGCGCCGTGGCCCGCAGCCCGCGCTTTCCGGGGGAGAGTTGGGACGGCAGCGTGCAGGTGCCCGTCCGCACCCTGGACGAGTTGATCGCCCGGCATGGCGCGCCCGACTTCGTGAAGATTGATGTGGAGGGGTTCGAGGCGGAGGTGCTGGCCGGGCTGTCGAAGCCGGTCCGGGCGGTGAGCTTCGAGTTCCTGCCGGAGACACTGCCGGCCGCCCTCGCCTGCCTGGACCGGCTGGCGGCCCTCGGCAACTACCGTTTCCAGGCCAGTGCGGGCGAGAGCTTCCAAATGGCTCTGCCGGACTGGACGGATGCGGACGGGATGCGGCAGTGGCTGGAGAAGCTGCCGCCAGGGCATCCGGGCGGGGACGTGTATGGGCGGCTTGAATAA
- a CDS encoding CYTH and CHAD domain-containing protein: MSGQEIELKLKVDPADFSKLRDAPLPGQVPEQQPVKTLESTYFDTPDVRLHALGWSLRVRKSGRNLVQTLKSPGTATGGVVARGEWECPVSTPHPDLAALPDQSVLAELGPLDPAELKPLFTTKVKRTIRIAKPSDGTEIEIALDQGEVVTPEGRTLPLNEAELEMKSGDPASIYDLALALNEAAPLRVELQSKAERGYALALDERPSWFKAGRLDLSPDQTAEEVLQIVVRHCMHHMVSNEAVALAGEQPEGIHQMRVALRRLRSALALFEPLIPAEQYEHLVGEVRWLATAFGAARDWDVFLSDLLAPVEAAFPGDREMAALAEAARTCREQGYRGAREAILSRRYTALLLKVGAWVDGRGWRNQPVSEKSARLLEPITALSGELLGKRHKQSRKRGKGFAKLGSEQRHRVRISLKKLRYASEFFRSLYDQKAVRRYTDELAALQETLGHLQDVATVDKLVGTIREELGADAPAGWEAGAGLVRGWHARGLHDLEPRLIRDWEAFTSTRPFWVE, encoded by the coding sequence ATGTCAGGACAAGAGATCGAACTGAAGCTGAAAGTGGACCCGGCGGACTTCTCCAAGCTGCGCGACGCGCCGCTGCCGGGGCAGGTGCCGGAACAGCAGCCGGTCAAGACGCTGGAAAGCACCTATTTCGACACGCCGGACGTGCGGCTGCACGCGCTGGGCTGGAGCCTGCGGGTGCGCAAATCCGGCCGCAACCTGGTGCAGACCCTGAAATCGCCCGGCACCGCCACCGGCGGGGTGGTGGCGCGGGGCGAATGGGAATGCCCGGTCAGCACCCCGCATCCGGACCTCGCGGCCCTTCCCGACCAGTCGGTCCTGGCCGAACTGGGCCCGCTGGACCCTGCGGAGCTGAAACCCCTCTTCACCACCAAGGTGAAGCGGACCATCCGCATCGCGAAGCCGTCCGACGGGACGGAGATCGAGATCGCCCTGGACCAGGGGGAGGTCGTGACGCCGGAAGGGCGCACCCTGCCGCTGAACGAGGCGGAGCTGGAGATGAAGTCCGGCGACCCGGCCTCGATCTACGATCTGGCCCTGGCCCTGAACGAAGCGGCCCCGCTGCGCGTGGAACTCCAGAGCAAGGCGGAGCGCGGCTACGCCCTGGCGCTGGACGAGCGGCCGAGCTGGTTCAAGGCCGGACGTCTGGACCTCTCGCCCGACCAGACGGCGGAGGAGGTGCTGCAGATCGTGGTCCGCCACTGCATGCACCACATGGTCAGCAACGAGGCCGTGGCCCTGGCGGGGGAGCAGCCGGAGGGCATCCACCAGATGCGCGTGGCGCTCCGCCGCCTGCGCTCCGCGCTCGCTCTGTTCGAGCCGCTGATTCCGGCCGAGCAGTATGAGCATCTGGTGGGCGAGGTGCGCTGGCTGGCAACCGCCTTCGGGGCGGCGCGCGACTGGGACGTGTTCCTGTCCGACCTGCTGGCGCCGGTGGAGGCCGCCTTCCCCGGCGACCGCGAGATGGCCGCCCTGGCGGAGGCCGCGCGCACCTGCCGGGAGCAGGGGTACCGTGGCGCCCGCGAGGCCATCCTGTCCCGCCGCTATACCGCCCTGCTGCTGAAGGTCGGCGCCTGGGTGGACGGGCGCGGCTGGCGCAACCAGCCGGTCAGTGAGAAGTCCGCCCGGCTGCTGGAGCCGATCACGGCCCTTTCCGGCGAGCTGCTGGGCAAGCGCCACAAGCAGAGCCGGAAGCGCGGCAAGGGTTTCGCCAAGCTCGGCAGCGAACAGCGGCACCGGGTGCGCATCAGCCTGAAGAAGCTGCGCTACGCCTCGGAGTTCTTCCGCAGCCTCTACGACCAGAAGGCGGTGCGGCGCTACACCGACGAGCTGGCGGCGTTGCAGGAGACGCTGGGACATCTCCAGGACGTCGCCACGGTGGACAAGCTGGTCGGCACGATCCGGGAGGAGCTGGGGGCGGACGCGCCGGCCGGCTGGGAGGCCGGAGCCGGCTTGGTCCGAGGCTGGCACGCCCGCGGCCTGCATGATCTGGAGCCGCGCCTGATCCGGGATTGGGAAGCCTTTACCAGCACCCGTCCTTTCTGGGTGGAGTAG